In a single window of the Palaemon carinicauda isolate YSFRI2023 chromosome 10, ASM3689809v2, whole genome shotgun sequence genome:
- the LOC137648928 gene encoding uncharacterized protein isoform X2 → MADPSPIPKFRKCNARDCNKRLPKASLDPHTVCSNCRGKTCQLGDRCDECVVLSEFDWLEFDKYSHKLERDRVRRSSSRSLDFSSSHAPEPNPSPVVVVPEPSTSTHEPSMRDMLLAIQALGERVESLATDRYQLMADVKVLKCQSATLENRGDKVISAQSVFSVATEGSSVRACRSPSPRPLASSHAPGRSNVVGLMGTRGSNQRTDVPSMVSGVSRQDRPYHKTSEAVFSSSSEGFSRKKPWSKVSRPLKRKSVPSGQVQCPGCSHWDSSDPVQSSEDCSPPKRKRNTGSESLSKGNVLPSQTLPSSRPIPTPVDPKWVVLQDMQNKLASLMEEYTVEQVHDDPRRYADRDPGLQPPKRTFTRPVDVTKSRQSRDLEPHSMQSRVDFQPLVDVQPPPHARVDVQDVRQPAQLPCFDVERQAPQSSVVLTAQSRQSRQSRLDVERPPAPVAGQSFKQLHDVASLTSSDAPLRVDFACQALPPRQVTLA, encoded by the coding sequence atggcggacccttctccgattcctaaatttcgtaaatgtaatgctagggattgtaacaaacgtcttccaaaggcctctctcgacccacataccgtgtgttctaattgccggggtaaaacctgccaattaggagatcggtgtgatgagtgcgtggtactttcggaattcgactggctagagtttgataagtattctcataagcttgagagagatagggtgaggagaagttcctctagatcattagatttttcctcctcccatgcccctgaacctaatccttcccctgtagtagttgtgcctgaaccttctactagcactcatgaaccttccatgcgggatatgttgcttgccattcaagcgttgggcgagagagttgagtctttggcaACGGACCGTTATCAACTCATGGCAGAtgtgaaagtgttaaagtgtcagagtgccacattagaaaatcgtggggataaagtgattagtgcgcaaagtgtttttagtgttgcgaccgagggttcgtctgttcgtgcttgtcgttctcctagtccgagacctcttgcaagctcccatgcaccagggagaagtaatgtcgtaggacttatggggacaagaggctctaaccaacgaacagacgttccctctatggtttcgggcgtgtctcgtcaagaccgcccctaccataagacgagcgaggcggttttctcctcgtcatccgaaggcttctcgcgaaagaaaccttggagcaaagtttctagacccttaaagcggaagtcagtcccttcaggacaagtccagtgtcctggctgtagccattgggacagctctgaccctgtgcagtcatcggaagactgctcgccgcctaaacgaaagcgtaacacgggctccgagagtctcagtaaaggcaatgttttgccgtcacagacgttaccatcgtctcggcccataccgactcccgttgatcctaaatgggttgtcctgcaggatatgcagaataagcttgcctcccttatggaggagtataccgttgagcaggttcacgatgatcctcgccgttacgctgatcgagatcctggccttcagccgcccaaacgaacctttactcgtcctgttgacgttacaaagtcacgtcagtcacgtgacttggagcctcactcgatgcagtcccgtgttgactttcagccgcttgttgacgttcagccaccaccgcatgctcgtgttgacgttcaggacgttcgccaaccagctcagttgccttgttttgacgttgaacgtcaagcaccgcagtcaagtgttgttttgactgctcaatctaggcagtcaaggcagtctcgacttgacgtcgagcgtcctcccgctcctgttgctggtcagtcctttaagcagttacatgacgtagcgtccttgacttcttctgatgctcctttgcgtgtggactttgcttgtcaagcattgccaccacggcaggtcactcttgcttga
- the LOC137648928 gene encoding uncharacterized protein isoform X1, with the protein MPELVGQQHKSERGSVPGSQEPKPRVVLRRVGFGLGCDSGRSGMFGSLDVGSEEHAHQRQGAISGPLGLDEFREHSSKQSGRGQFRQHHSFGVHLQARRHSLPHSVRDRKGPPHLVKKSRHLPVDKVHPGGLERLGRLSQSERSGDPHGMDPPQGRVQESLGDLGSTLHRPLCHLVDQKAPDLLLASPRSRGDPHRRVSTGLVSPGLVRIPTVQDRQQGTAEVRLSRRDKVDVGCSPLARERVVHRGTSMAGRHSKESSSKDRSLTAAPRKGSSSKPPRASSDCFQTIERLSRARGFSKEAARAIARARRASTIKVYQSKWEVFRDWCKSASISSSSTSVAQIADFLLHLRNVRSLSAPTIKGYRSMLASVFRLRGLDLSNNKDLQDLLKSFETSKERRMATPGWNLDVVLRFLMSDRFEPLHSASLKDLTLKTLFLVCLASAKRVSEIHAFSRNIGFSTDKATCSLQLGFLAKNELPSRPWPKSFDIPCLSEIVGNELERVLCPVRALKFYLAWTKSLRGGSEALWCSVKKPSLPMSKNALSYFIRFLIREAHSHLSEKDRCLLKVKTHEVRAIATSVAFKQNRSLRSIMDATFWRSKSVFASFYLKDVQTLYEDCYTLGSFVAASAVVGEGSTTTFP; encoded by the coding sequence atgcctgaactggtgggacagcaacataagtctgagagagggtctgtccctggcagtcaagaacccaaaccacgtgttgttctcagacgcgtcggatttgggttggggtgcgactctggacggtcgggaatgttcgggtctttggatgtcggttcagaagagcatgcacatcaacggcaaggagctattagcggtccacttggccttgatgagtttcgagagcattcttcgaaacaaagtggtagaggtcaattcagacaacaccacagctttggcgtacatctccaagcaaggaggcactcactcccacactctgttcgtgatcgcaagggacctcctcatctggtcaaaaaatcgaggcatctccctgttgacaaggttcatccagggggacttgaacgtcttggcagactgtctcagtcggagaggtcaggtgatccccacggaatggaccctccacaaggacgtgtgcaagagtctttgggcgacttggggtcaaccctccatagacctctttgccacctcgttgaccaaaaggctcccgacctattgctcgccagtcccagatccagaggcgacccacatagacgcgtttctactggactggtctcacctggacttgtacgcattcccaccgttcaagatcgtcaacaaggtactgcagaagttcgcctctcacgaagggacaaggttgacgttggttgctcccctctggcccgcgagagagtggttcacagaggtacttcaatggctggtagacattccaaggagtcttcctctaaggatagatctcttacggcagccccacgtaagggatcttcatcaaagcctccccgcgcttcgtctgactgctttcagactatcgaaagactctcaagagctcgaggcttttcgaaggaggcagccagagcgattgcgagagctaggagagcttctaccatcaaagtataccagtcgaagtgggaagtctttagagactggtgcaagtcagcatctatttcctcttccagtacctctgtagcccaaatcgcagattttctcctacatctgagaaatgttcgctccctctcagcacccactattaagggctacaggagcatgttggcgtctgtattcagacttagaggcttagatctttccaataataaagatctccaagatctccttaagtctttcgagacctctaaggagcgtcgtatggcaactcctggatggaacttagacgtggtcctaaggttcctaatgtccgacaggtttgagccattacattcagcctccctgaaggatctcaccctcaagacgcttttcttagtgtgcttggcttcggctaaaagggtcagtgagatccatgccttcagtaggaacatcggcttttccacagataaagccacatgttcacttcagcttggttttttggccaaaaatgaactgccttctcgtccttggcctaagtcatttgatataccttgcctgtcagagatcgtaggcaacgagcttgaaagagtgctgtgtccagttagagctctaaagTTTTATTTAGCttggactaaatccttacgaggtggatctgaggccttgtggtgctcagttaagaagccttcattgcctatgtcaaagaatgctttgtcatattttattagatttttaatccgagaggctcattctcacttgagtgaaaaagaccgttgcttgcttaaggttaagacgcacgaagtaagagctatagcaacttccgtggcctttaagcaaaacagatctctgcgaagtattatggacgcgaccttttggagaagcaagtcggtattcgcgtcattttacttaaaagatgtccagactctttatgaggactgctacacactgggttcattcgttgcagcgagtgcagtagtgggtgagggttctaccactacattcccttaa